The genomic region AGATTGCAAAAATATGTTTTTTTTACTGATGTTGTGCTATTGTAATATAAATGAAAATTTTAGCTCATTTTATACTTGTCCAATTTGTGTCGAAGTGCAGTTGTATTGGAAATTGCTTGTGTAGTCTGTGCTGTTGAATGTACGTGTACTCACGCATATTTTAAAAGTGGATTGAAACCTGGAGAGCCAAGAACATATTACAACCGGATAGAAAATACCACCCTTCGGAATGTATTTGGTTGGAGGCTGGTATAATACAGGTGTAAAAGATTACAGGGGTGGCAGAAAAACTACATTCCAAGCAGGGCCTAAGGAACAAAACAGAAAAATGGAAGCGAAGGGAAGAAGAGGCCCATGTGGCTGGTGGCCCAACCTAGACACCCCACTCATCTCCTACCTCCTATAGCTACAGGGAGGCAGGGGAGCCGTGGCAGTCATCCGGCCGCCGAGGCCGCCCCGCGTAGACCATCCCCGACCTCCCCGGCCCCTTTAAGACATCGCCCGCGACCCCCACAAACCCTAGCGCATCCCCATTCTCCGCCTCTCGCGCGCCGCCAACAAGGAACCCGTCAAGATCAGGTTGAGCTGCAAGCTGTTTGCAGTTTGCCCCATTTACAGAGCCTGGAAAGAGATTCAAGGAGAACGTAAAGGGTGAGGTCCAGTTTACAGCAGTTCGGCAGTACGGGGTAAAATGGAATGTTGTACAGAGAATTCAGCATTCCAGTGAAATTCAGTTCATGATTCACTGTCAGTTTCGCAGTAGAATGTAACTATTGCAAGCAGTAGTACCTCCATAGATAATCCTGGTAGATTCAGCAACTGCAGGACCAACATTAGCGTGGAGCCACTTCCTCAGACCATCATGAACCTAGTACCATTGGAGTTTCAAGATACCAGAACTAGAACAACAAGCAACTAGTGAGAGTGATTCGTCGGTATCGGATATAGGGAGAGGCTCAACTGTCTTATGGAAGCAGGCAAGCAGTAACGTGTGAACAAAAATGTCTTATAGAAACAGCAATCCGTGAAAAGTGCTTATTGCTCTTATTGAGACAGTATACCTCCTGTGCTTGAGCAGGGGAAGCAACCTTGCCGGTTCCAATGGCCCACACTGGTTCATATGCCAGCAAAAAGTTTGTCCAGTCTGATATTTTCTCTGAAAAAAAATAAGACACAAACAAAAGTGAAACAGGCGAAAGGTAAGAATCCGTCCATTTCAATCTATTGCACAAAATGCAAAGTACAGATAAACTATAAATGGATTCAATTAGTATTTATTCCTTTAGTATACTAGTAACAAAGTTCAGAAGTACATAGTTTACTATCTGTTTGCTTGTATGACCTAGGCTCCTAGAATTAGCATTTAGGAATACTATACATAAACAGAAAATAGTTTTCGGACTTCTCTCAGGGTATTCTGTTGATCTGTTCCCTAATATGACGTACTAATCTTCAAGGGAAGAGGTCACAGGGATATATATTACTACAATTTTGGCTATTTTCATATTTAGGTAATAAAACAGTGAAGGAGGACTTGCACAATGAAGCCTATATGTAATAGGTAGGAATTAATCAACCATCTAATTGTACAATGATGGCTGCATGCATCgattgatgcagaggccgggggttttgcctccttttccaaaaaaaaaaatGACGAAAACACCATATGCAACAGATATGGGCCTCATACGGCTAGATATGACATGGGCCTACATATATACTCGAGCAATACTCCGAAGTCTAACACATTTTTCAAAACAAAAATTCTTACACAGATGCATGGTAAGCAAAGCATCATATCCATTTTCCATGAAGTGTGGATAGAATTTATCAATGTATCAAAATTACCTTGAATATCAGGAATGTATTTGGTTGGAGGCTGGTATAATACAGGTGTAAAAGATTACAGGGGTGGCAGAAAAACTACATTCCAAGCAGGGCCTAAGGAACAAAACAGAAAAATGGAAGCGAAGGGAAGAAGAGGCCCATGTGGCTGGTGGCCCAACCTAGACACCCCACTCATCTCCTACCTCCTATAGCTACAGGGAGGCAGGGGAGCCGTGGCAGTCATCCGGCCGCCGCCCGACCTCCCCGGCCCCTTTAAGACATCGCCCGCGACCCCCACAAACCCGCCCGCGACCCCCACAAACCCTAGCGCATCCCCATTCTCCGCCTCTCGCCGCCTCGCCCAAATCCGCCGTTGTCCGAGAGCTGCGTCACCCTGCCGTCATCGTCGTCATGGCCAAGTATTTCCCCGAGATGCGCCGGGATGTCCAGCGGCATCGTCGTCACCTTCTACATCATGTACGCCTAGTCATTTGTCGCTGGTCCTCGCCGGGGCATCATATTCGTCCATCGTCCCTGACTGGATCACCGGAACTCCGCCATTTGATCCGCCGCCGTTGCTACGTCCCCGACCTCATCATACCCTCCTCTGCGTTTGTGGTAAGACTCTCCTTCGGTCCCCCCTATTCCCCCCTCGAGTCACCACCGTAGGCCGCAGTCACCATTGTGTCGGATGCAGCTGGAGCCCCTGCTCACCGCACAGCAGTCCGCGATCCAGCGCGCCTCTGCCGCCCAAGCCACGCCCTGCCTCGTCCCTTTGACCGCGCCTAGGAGAGCCCTGCGTGCGCCTGCCCGCGCTCTTGCCGCGCCATCCGTCTCCCGCTCGTGCGTCGTGCTGCTGCTGCCTCTAGCGCTACTGCCGCTGCTACTTACTGCTTCGGCTGCCGCTGCTGTCTAGTGCTGCTTCTTCTCTTCTCTCTCCTACTGATGCTTTGCTCGCTACTGCTGCTGCTTAGCCTTAACGCTGCTGTTGCGCTGCTATACTGCTGCTTGAGGCTGCCATGGCCTTGGCCATGACCGAGTGTGTTGCGtggtgtgtgtgcgtgtgttctGTGTGTGTGGCCGGCCGGCCATGTTCAATTAGTTTAGGCTAATCTAGATTTACGTTAATAATTATTAGGTTATATGCTAGCCTATGACATGTGGCCCTTTCTAGATTAATTTAGTCTAGCTACTTTTTTTTGCACACGTGACACTGACATGCGGGTACCCTAGAGATTAAACAAAAATCTAATTACCTACTATCTATGACAATTGGGTCCCGTCGGCACTGTTGACTTTGACTAGTCAACTCTGATTGGGTTGTTGACTTTGACTCTGGCCTCACCTGACAGTCAAACAGCGACACTGGTAGTGTACACACCCTGGGTACGCCTAGCTTTTAGTCATTTATTTTCGAAATAAAAGTTTTCCATAAAATCTTTTAATCTTTGAacaatcatataaaataaaccgtaactcagatggaaataatttatatatgaaagttgctcagaacgacgagatgaatccgaatacacagcccgttcgtccgccacacatccctagcatagcaaacacgtaACTTTCCCTCTAcggttcatctgtctgaaaacgcggaacaccggggatactttcccggatgtttcccccttcgtcggtatcacctaccactacgttaggtcacccctagcactgcatattgccgcgtcttgctttgtgttacatttgattgctctgttatttattgtgttcccccctccgttacttcttttcgGTAGACTCCGAGACCGGTGCCGATGTTCGTGTGTTCGACTACACCgaagatgacccctccttcttgccagagcaaccaggcaagccccccctttgatcaccagatatcacctattcttctctctactgcttgcattagagtagtgtagcatgttactactttccgttatcctatcctgatgcatagcctgtccttgctactactgttgttacctttacctgcaatcctaaatgcttagtataggatgctagtgttccatcagtggccctataCTCTTGTCCGTCTgacatgctatactactgggccgtgatcactccgggaggtgatcacgggcatatgatatatacttatactgttacattacttatgatactgttcggagatggggactgaaggggcaggtggctccatcccggtagaggtgggcctaggttcccgacggcccctaactgttactttgtggcggagcgacacggcaggttgagaccacctaggagagaggtgggcctggccctggtcggcgttcgcaaaTACTTCAATTAACAtgcttaatgagatcttggtatttgatctgagtctggctactggcctatacgcactaaccaactacgcgagaacatttatgggcactcgacgtcgtggtatcagccaaagccttcgtgacgtcagcgactgagtggcgcgcgccgggttggactggaacgcctgctcttgtataagggaggctaggtctgctcactggccgcgtacggaacgtgcaggtgtgcaatgggcgatgggcccaaatccctacgccataggatttagaccggcgtgctgacctctgttgtgcctaggtagggctgcgacgtgttgatcttctgaggccgggcatgatcCAAGAAAGTGTGttcggacaaaggggatcgatcatgttgggaaatgtggtgcacccctacagggaagttaatctattcgaatagccgtgatctctggtaacaggacgacttggagttgtaccttgaccttatgacaactagaaccggatacttaataaaatacacccttccaagtgccagatacaatcggtgatcgctctctcacagggcgacgaggggaggatcatcggttaggattatgctacacgatgctacttggtgaacttaccttctgctctcttctacatgctgcaagatggaggcggccagaagcatagtcttcgatagtactagctatccccctGTTATTtcagcattctgcagttcagtccacatacgatacccttattccatttgataccaatgcatacatgtgtagtgtagctccttgcttgtgagtactttggatgagtactcacggttgctttgttcccccttttcccccttccttacccgattgctgcgaccagccgatggagtccaggagccagacgccaccgttggcgacgactcctactacactagaggtgcctactactacgtgcagcccgctgacgacgatcaagagtagtttaggaggatcccaggcaggagtcctgcgcctctttcgatctgtatcctagtttgtgctagccttcttaaggcaaacatgtttaacttatgttggtactcagatattgttgcttctgctgactcgtctatgatcgagctcttgtatccgagccctcgaggcccctggcttgtaatatgatgcttgtatgacttttttttatttttagagttgtgttgtgatatcttcccgcgagtccctgatcttgatcgtacacgtttgcgtgtatgattagtgtacgattgaatggGGGGCGTCACATTGGCGTAGTTGTTATTccatgtaggttggaggcacggACTCTTGCCGCAAAGCTCTCTTcatcttgggccaactcatgtcgtaggtctccgaaggtgcgtgaagccaccatgtggaagCGTAGTCGTGAAAGTTCCTTGTGGCGCATTTCACTTGATCTTtaggaggaacttgatgtagcttgaggtagtcgtccatcaaacgctcccatTCACGATACTCCTTGGGTTCTAGAGttccatagaaaggaatctcatggtcgatgtcgaggtcgaagtagctcgtggaagtcacggacttgagcttggggagcctCTCTTGAGTAtagtcttgaggtgcttgttggcgaagatgccgCATATCCGAAGGCGAATATGCCTTGAAGTCTCTTGGCaaagatgccaagggagatggtgaagtcgttgagcggttgttggtgatgagctcttgaccttcacatTCGTGGTGGTAATGGTGTTGATGCCGATGTgaccttgccggagatggtagcttggaagcatgtgtacttgagcgtcttctcgaagatgaggaagatccgcttgtaggacttgatgagggctttgatctcatccatttgagcttgcatcttggcgttGGTAGAGTTAttcgtggcatcgaactcgttgttgttgttgtagaccgaagatgaaatgccttgcctatccatcacaagactggagtagaggtgagtaggaaatgagataaacaaaaccaagttaccttttcccagagttgaggatgtatcccgtttcactcaatgtgagatgaaagaatagtggaattggtaccggacttgttcacccacacctacaaactaaagcttatggaatagctcggtgaggatagtggcacaaaataATGCAAactgttagcaagagtcaataatgttgaaagagattcacaaattcgcaagtgaaacaagtagaccaatagcaatatgggtggcacacggaaacacacacacggctAGAtaaaatggggtcgtgcaaccaaggaatgagcacaaaatgtggaatccacggaaaacactcgtattgcacaactcaagagagactctagcacgattgctctataggcggatacgacacttgtgcacaacctataagatgcaaaatgtatcgactttctatcccaagtatgctatatatgtatgatgttccggtggtatgatccaagatgatcggatatgacaatcttatatgcaatgtggtatgatgctatggcacttacTTACAAacttctttgctctttctcttttgcttaaaagctttattctctttcttttttttgtaCGGCCACTTTTGCAcgatgcacaaaccaagatagcaattgtatatatgggggaacaaacttgaggcacaagaTATAATATGATGCCAATATGATATAGTATCGcatgtatgcaatggaaggtggagctcgatgatcactaatgtgcacaagtaatgttgccggcaatactcaaaggctagtctcgataggcaagtgacgcaaaataggctaggggttatcaatgcaatggcaagggaatatacaatggagggataccacgataccaagatgatatggaggttaccatCCGTGTCGATGATGAGGGGCGGTGCTCTTGATGGAGatatcaagatgatggagactcgtccctaagtagccgaaacaccttaggaaacggaaaaaccgcgaactcaaaatctcaaatgtgaaatggtggtagcgggaatgcggtggtTGTTGCGGAAGCTCAAAGGGATTGCGGAAATGTAATGATGGATTATGCAAGTAGgcaatgcggaaatggagggtaagggGTTATGTGAGTCGGAGTTGAAGGTCActgtccctaagtagccgaaacaccttaggagacacaactcacaactcaaacaaaattgggttaagttgggaggtggaagtgtatggtgggtaAGCCTATGTGGTAAttgtggtggtggttgatgaagaagcaatcgtccctaagtagcctagacaccttaggagactcaaatcactcctcaagcaaccactaatgcgatggggaacaaaattagttaggttgcggaagtcggtggtggtgtagcggatgatgtggtggaagccctaggcaaagatgccaaaattcacAAACTTTAATGGAGTCAAAATatgttggtggtatttttgtgggaagggggatgtcaagagcttcaaaatGAGCTAAAAAACGTCAAAATCAGAGTTCAGATGAATTAGTTACGGCCGAAACAAGAATCAGCCAAAGTCTGAAACTACAGGTTGCGGACGTCCGGAAATGGACGGATGTCCGGTgaccggacgtccggtcgggtcGGAAATCAGCTAATTTCAGCTCGGATTACGGGTTCCGATCGTCTGGTTAGGTTGGACGTCCAGTGCTTCCTGGGTCTCCGGATGTCCGGTAAAGtgacggtcgtccggtgggtcgaggtcaACTCGAGATCCGAGATTCGGgacgcgattttgggcggaaATTGGGGATTTTTGGGTCAAAATTGAGGATATTTTGTAGATGAAAGAAGGAGAAACTTgaggagatgctagatccacttgaaaccaagcaaatccatggatcaaatccacaAAACTTcctcaaaccaacaaatcacaaaaaatttggggctatttttggtggagaTTTTCGAagttggggaagaacacaacaaaattaggctagaaaacaacgaggggaggctccgaaatcatgatcaacgtggctcatgataccaagatgatgtagggtggaaccctatgtggccgatctttcacgaaaggagcggatcccgcgaagaacacgaagaacacggggaagaacggagagaaaacacaaggggaaacactcaagaacaagtccaatcacacatccactagacaataaaacacacaagatccacaaggtacatgaacaacaaagggaaagatacaagggaaggttcatctccatgaggaggtcttgatggtagAGTTCATCCCGAATCCAAAGGAGATGGGGGCTTGAATCCTAGAAGGATCTTCCCACAAGGGGGTCTtaaatccaaggtggatcttctccgaagaggggccgcggtctctctcgtggagtagatccgtaatggatgagcaaagctctatctctaaatgagctactactttgctaaccctagaaaggaggtgggGGTGGTCTATTTctagtctaagccacgaaggggtaagtgggagagagatacaaggccaaaggcccggCTGCGCACAGGCAGGTACCAGACGACCGGTGGGGGTCGGGCGTCCGGTGGCTCAGGATGGTCCGGACGTACGGCGCGCGTCGGACATCCGCTGATTCTTCTCAGGACAGGTGGCACCGAACTTCCGATTGGCGTCGGTCGTCCGGTGTTTTGCATCGGGATCGGTGGCACCGGATTTCCGGTAAGCATCGGGCGTTCGGTGCCTGGGACTTGTCGGACATCCGGTGTTCGTCGGTCGTCCTGCGGCTGTAgagggtcggacgtccggtggcttcCGGTTGTCTGGTCGCTGTAGACTCTGCAACTCTTTATTCCGTCttctcttccatgcttccctcgcggatggtgtaggtgttccttggcgcttgcactcctcctcgtcatccgtgaagttccgacaatacctatgcatgcataCGAGAgcagtgtcaagtagtataccatcctcaaaggggtcaagtgagcacgtgtaaaggagatgattcacctttgtgtatgtgaagtagatgtcgcacgtgtcacttggcGAACGGATTCTTGACATGGTGATgcccgtaggatgctccgcatcagagggcatgatatgggctcttgattttgaccacctcAAACGTCAAGAATTCTGATCTGTAGTTGAACTCAGTGCAAAACGCAACTTCCAGCTTGATTTGGCAAATAGGGTAAGCAGACTGTCCAAGAACGATCCCGCGAATCACGGTTGAGGAGGACTCGAGTTCTTTTTTCTGTCAGATTCATTCGTTTGAAGGTATCATAGTACAAGATGTTGATTCTCTACCCGGGGATgatgatcctctctactccaggTGACCGGTTGTTCTAACCAATTTAAGTACTCAGGGACAGCCGACTCGACCATATTGACGACTCACTTTTGAAGCTTGCGGTCATGCTTGCAGGTGCTAGTTGTGAACACGTGATACTGCCCGATGTCAATTGTTTATGGTTGCTCTGAAAACCAAACTGATTGCCCTGTTGTTGGTTGCCTTATCCAAAACACTGATTTCCACCTCCGTTATTGCCAGAACCCTGGAAGCCAGCTCCTAAGCCGCCTGACCCCTAGAAGCCGGGATTCGGGAAACCGTCGGATGAGCCGGCTCTTGGGAAGCCGACCCCAAACCCGCCGGCTCTAGGTTGTCTCGGAGGTCCACCCCCGCCACCATCGTGGTGATTCTGATAAGCCTAATTGCGGAATTCCTACATGATGAAGCAGTTCTCCCACGAATGGTTAGTCGGTTTATCTCGAAGACCATGCTTGGGGCAAGGGGCTTTGAGTGTTTCCTCGTAATTGGGTGGTTTGTTCCCATTGTAGGATCTTCCAGAGTTATTGTTCCACCTCTGGCCCTTGAAGTCAGTATTAGTGTTTGCGATGAAATCTGATCCTCCCTCTAGATGCTTGCGCTTACAACCGTTGCCTTGGTTACCATGATTGCCATTATGCCCTGGAGTGTTCTGCTAGTGACCCTTGCCACCACCATTTTTCTTGCCTTTGGTGGACTTGTCATCATCCGAACTAGGATTTTTCATGCTGTCTAACTCGGCATACCTGGTAAGGACATCCCTGAGGTCACCCATGTCTTGGACCTTTCGCTTAAGGTGCCCAAGCTTCCGAATGAAGGCTGAAAATGATAGTTCTTTTCAAAAATCAAGACGACATGAGCAACCGTTATGCTGTCAGAAGAGTGATTAATCTCCACGACCCGGCAACACCAGTGATGGGCAGACTCATCCTCACACTGGATATAATGTTGCAAATCAACAATCGTCATCAGGAACTTACAAGTTCCTTGGAAGTTTTTTATGAAGCGATACTTCAGTTATATCCTGGTATTGATTGAGTTGGGGGCAGGCTTTTCAACCATGTGTGAGCCGGCCCTTCCGACATCATAGTTAGATATTTGGCACAAACTGCGTCAGTAACGTCCAACATGTCCATGGCTTTCTATAGCTTTCAACCCATGCAGCTAACTTGAGGTCAGCCGTGTAATTGGGAACCTTACgagggcctttgaaatccttgggcatgCGCTCATTCCGTAGAGCTAGCGCTAGACAAGGTATTCTGATGGTCCTGGTGCTCATACCTGAACCGTGCGAAGCCGGCTAAGCCATGGTGGGTGGTGCCTGGCCCGCCCCTGCGTTTGCCGCTTCTGCTTCACGCAAGGCACAGACGGCATCCACAATCGCATGTGCATCTGAAACAACTATCGGGGTTTGAAGGTTTTTGTAATGACCGAACCTGATAAGATTCGAGTTTCTATGCTCAGTGTGCTAGTCCTTGGATCAAtagctagcacacacagtacaaGATGTAATATCAAGAATAAACCACATGTCATAATATTACATCGTAGATCCAGAATTTAATATAATACATACCTACATAGCTCAAACTGGCATACAAACAAAATGCAGCAGAAAAGCAAATAAAATCTCGATGAAGTCCATCAAGACCACAGGGAAATGTCGAGTATAGACATCGTAACCCTACATCATATCACTCACTCGTCGTATAAAATCTGCAACATGAAACGTTGCAGCCACTAAGGGtcagtactttgaatgtactcgcaagtcACACAAGAATTATATAACAGACCTAGGCACACAAAGTGTCTttgtttgaggtagtagccatgtctcatgtgggTCCAAGGTAAGTTGAACAAGGAGAGAGTTCACCTTATGTCCAATGGCACATGTTGGAGGTCTCGTCGTATGTCCACTTGGGGCTTGGGGAATAGTCGTAGTGTACTtcgggatgatcgtaggatgctccgcatcaagagctcaaacatcaaagagccaaacaagcttttaagaaaaaaggaaagataagccaagagcttttaagcaagaaccatagcatcatacaacattaagttTGCCAtattggatcatatcatagaaacaccttgcatataacatacttgggatagaagtcgttgcatttttgcttagtaggttgtgcagaAGTCTTTGTATctgcctattgtgcaatcgtgctagcgtctctctagtgttgtgcaacaagagcatttttgtggattccacattttggctcaatcttggttgcccaaccccacttatctctttgcgtgtgtgtttccgtgtacattacattgcttggtctacttgttacactgcaatcttgcgaatcttttccaacatgattgaagctcacttacaattgcatcaaattttgtgccaccatcctaaccaagctccaccataagcttttacttgtgtaggtgtgagaactgacaagaattggtaccaattgtgctatttccttgtctacattggagtgatcatcgatccactttcaacttcggtcaaggtacatttggtattcgttcttctctttctaccactcacagtTTCCTtagaatgatggataggccaagtacttttaccaacccactcttcattgagcacgacgacgacatgaactcctacgtcaccaagagccacctctttggtgcacaacgtgctttgcatcaagagcaacacgCAATGAGTGAAcacatcgacaacctcgccgtcgacttgcgactctccgagcaacgtacaagggactacttcgaccacaagctcgacgatcacaagcaagataAAGACGCAAGGATGGAagagattcgcgctttgttgctcaacctctcttcttccacttcgtcctcttCAAGGAGTCgttcaagtcgacactccgacttcaccctctccaactcaagtacaccgacatcaaacactctacgccgtgccgcgcgcaacgatcgtcaagaaagcctcaatcctctacgcgacaccAACTCTCAAGAGTGCCAACAACGTCAAACCCAAGATGCTTTTGCACTAGCACGAGAAAGACAACGACAActccaacatgaagaggaagagcgcacgcgactacaccaagatgcacaagatgccgaggcacaacgccaagaataacaactccgtgaagctcaagcacttgaggcacaACAATCCCTCCAATATTCAAGTCAAGCcatagccaaccgaggccgacaagctcatGAACATGgagaagcacttcgcgaagaagttcaagaacgaagatttcaagctcgtgtgcatcgtcaagttcctcaagttcctcctcaacctcgacaagctcctccacaagctcgccacgaacatcaagttcatcaagagcatgacgacaatggaaatcctccatgacaagcgcaacatgaggttgacaaccctcctcaccaagagcgacacgagcttgacaatcatcaacaacatggccatcatcatcccgaccccaacacaatgaagagcaatgctacgacaagctaaagttcaccatgcccaagttcaatggaagcaacgatcccgaagaatatctttcatgggcattgaaggtcgacaaaatctccCGCTTGCACAACTACGAcaaagagaagaagatcgcgatggtaTCCCTCGaattccaagactatgt from Triticum urartu cultivar G1812 unplaced genomic scaffold, Tu2.1 TuUngrouped_contig_9888, whole genome shotgun sequence harbors:
- the LOC125532423 gene encoding triosephosphate isomerase, cytosolic-like, giving the protein LIESIYSLSVLCILCNRLKWTDSYLSPVSLLFVSYFFSEKISDWTNFLLAYEPVWAIGTGKVASPAQAQEVHDGLRKWLHANVGPAVAESTRIIYGGSVNGANCKQLAAQPDLDGFLVGGAREAENGDALGFVGVAGDVLKGPGRSGMVYAGRPRRPDDCHGSPASL